A genome region from Candidatus Zixiibacteriota bacterium includes the following:
- a CDS encoding FG-GAP-like repeat-containing protein, producing MMPEFGKFERVIDEVGVLPFADAWFSVLGVGDIGAQGPRVGYVYDHLGRLVRVITETGEAATYHYDAVGNLLAITRETGVPFTATVTGVSSASVTWGSTAMVTLTGFNLLCSRVSVDAPGVTVSDVRMELDQIVFAISVGSPAALDPISILIDCDPEPLRVSLNVVDAGPVVQIVAPPEGTSVVEGDPLTLVAEATDNIEVTRVVFSVNGLAQPALAAPPYQMEIRVPTGVTAATLEAMAVDNFGQTATATRTITVLPDPGTTVVGRVIDSLGQPIAGAHVSAFDVFTSLSQTDGSFAIAAVPTYRGPISAVAEVRQGGTTLRGVSATFAPVRGGVTSVGDIVIILSAAVTDLYPGPKISTGDGPVFVAVADLNRDGIRDLVAANASSNDVSVFLGKGGGAFQTEQRFAAGSRPFSVAVGDVNGDGSPDVVTVNRSSNDVSVLLGDGSGTFEAEQRFPAGTLPSSLAIADLNRDGILDLVTGNEGSNDISVLLGNGNGTFQTQQRFAAGGSPVSVAAADLDGNGAPDVVAANGSTNDVSVFLGNGDGTFRGEQRFAVGVLPAAVAVADFNRDGVPDLVTANNFSADTSVLLGNGDGTYRAEQRFAAGGSPISIAVSDLNSDGVADLAVADQRPAGVSILLGNGGGTFQAEQRFSIGNSPNSVTSADLNGDGFVDLAMAIPSADEAVVLLGNGDGTLQPQPIPPSFAVGSLPLSMTAADLNGDGHMDVVTGNFSSNDLSVLLGNGDGTLQAQLRVAVGSNPWAVAAADLNRDGFVDLLAANNSSNDISVLLGNGDGTFQPEQRLAAGTGPRALSVSDLNGDGMPDIVAGNGSSNDVSVLLGSGSGTFQPQQRFAAGSGPAAVVVSDLNGDGAPDIVTANSNASSLSVLLGRGDGTFQDQQIYPTASFGPNSVAAADLNGDGALDLIAALNSSSVSVLSGNGDGTFQTQQQFAAGFGSNSVAAVDVNGDGVADIVTANRSTNDVSVLVGNGSGGFQPQQRFIAGSRPRSMVLTDLNGDGQPDLVTGNSGSNSVSVLLHR from the coding sequence ATGATGCCTGAGTTCGGGAAATTTGAACGCGTCATCGATGAAGTCGGCGTCCTACCCTTTGCTGATGCTTGGTTTTCGGTGTTAGGAGTGGGGGACATCGGAGCGCAGGGGCCCAGGGTCGGCTACGTATACGACCACCTTGGACGGCTGGTTCGAGTCATCACGGAGACCGGCGAGGCGGCCACATACCACTACGACGCGGTAGGGAATCTGTTGGCGATCACGCGGGAGACGGGGGTTCCGTTCACCGCGACCGTAACCGGCGTGTCGAGCGCCTCGGTAACCTGGGGATCGACGGCGATGGTGACCCTCACGGGCTTCAATTTGCTGTGCTCCCGGGTATCGGTCGATGCGCCGGGGGTGACAGTATCCGACGTTCGCATGGAGCTGGATCAGATCGTGTTTGCCATCAGCGTCGGAAGCCCGGCGGCGCTCGACCCGATAAGTATTCTCATCGATTGCGACCCCGAGCCGCTCAGGGTGTCGCTGAACGTTGTCGATGCGGGTCCGGTGGTGCAAATCGTTGCACCGCCGGAGGGGACGAGTGTGGTGGAGGGGGACCCGCTGACACTGGTAGCGGAGGCGACCGACAACATCGAAGTAACCCGGGTCGTGTTCTCCGTAAACGGCCTGGCTCAACCTGCGCTCGCGGCGCCTCCCTACCAGATGGAGATCAGAGTTCCGACCGGCGTCACGGCCGCGACCTTGGAAGCGATGGCCGTGGACAACTTCGGTCAGACCGCCACCGCGACGAGAACGATCACGGTGCTGCCCGACCCCGGCACGACGGTGGTCGGGCGAGTGATCGACAGCCTTGGGCAACCGATCGCCGGCGCCCACGTGTCGGCGTTCGACGTGTTTACGTCCCTCAGCCAGACCGATGGGTCCTTTGCGATTGCGGCCGTGCCCACGTATCGGGGTCCGATTTCGGCGGTAGCCGAGGTGCGGCAGGGAGGAACGACTCTGCGCGGGGTGTCCGCCACATTCGCTCCGGTGAGAGGCGGTGTCACGAGCGTCGGCGACATCGTCATTATTCTGTCTGCCGCGGTGACGGACCTTTATCCTGGACCCAAAATTTCGACGGGCGACGGTCCCGTTTTTGTTGCAGTTGCGGATTTGAACCGGGACGGGATCCGGGATCTCGTGGCGGCAAATGCCTCATCCAACGACGTTTCGGTTTTCCTCGGCAAAGGCGGCGGCGCCTTTCAGACCGAGCAGCGCTTCGCTGCCGGAAGCCGCCCATTTTCGGTTGCTGTCGGCGATGTGAACGGAGACGGGTCTCCGGATGTGGTTACCGTCAACCGGAGCTCGAACGACGTGTCAGTGTTGCTGGGTGACGGCAGCGGGACATTTGAGGCGGAGCAGCGGTTTCCGGCTGGAACGCTTCCCTCTTCGCTCGCAATTGCGGACCTGAACCGCGACGGCATTCTCGATTTAGTAACCGGGAACGAAGGCTCCAACGATATTTCCGTCCTGCTCGGCAACGGCAACGGGACTTTTCAAACCCAGCAGCGGTTTGCCGCCGGAGGATCTCCCGTTTCCGTGGCCGCGGCCGATCTCGACGGTAACGGGGCGCCGGACGTCGTGGCGGCGAACGGCTCTACGAACGATGTGTCGGTGTTTCTCGGCAACGGCGACGGAACCTTTCGCGGCGAGCAACGGTTTGCCGTGGGAGTACTGCCGGCGGCCGTTGCCGTCGCCGATTTCAACCGGGACGGCGTGCCGGACCTTGTGACCGCGAACAATTTCTCCGCCGACACGTCGGTGCTGCTCGGCAACGGCGACGGAACGTATCGAGCGGAACAGCGATTCGCAGCCGGAGGCTCTCCCATATCGATTGCGGTGTCCGATCTGAACAGCGACGGCGTGGCGGACCTCGCGGTGGCGGATCAACGTCCCGCGGGGGTCTCAATATTGCTGGGGAACGGCGGCGGTACGTTCCAGGCCGAGCAACGGTTTTCTATCGGCAACTCCCCGAATTCGGTTACCAGCGCCGACCTGAACGGCGACGGCTTCGTCGATCTGGCCATGGCGATTCCGTCCGCCGACGAGGCAGTGGTGCTTCTCGGAAACGGCGACGGCACTCTGCAGCCACAGCCGATCCCGCCGAGCTTCGCGGTGGGGAGCTTGCCTCTGTCGATGACCGCCGCCGATCTGAACGGGGACGGTCACATGGACGTCGTCACCGGCAACTTTAGCTCGAACGACCTGTCGGTGTTGCTCGGCAATGGAGACGGTACGCTTCAGGCGCAGCTCAGGGTCGCGGTCGGCTCGAATCCCTGGGCCGTGGCCGCCGCGGATTTGAATCGGGACGGATTCGTGGATTTGCTGGCGGCGAACAACTCTAGCAACGACATTTCCGTTCTGCTCGGAAACGGCGACGGAACGTTTCAGCCCGAGCAGCGCCTCGCGGCCGGCACGGGTCCGAGGGCCTTGTCGGTATCGGACCTGAACGGCGACGGTATGCCCGACATAGTGGCGGGGAACGGCTCGTCGAACGACGTCTCCGTCCTGCTCGGCAGCGGTAGCGGCACCTTTCAGCCACAACAGCGCTTTGCCGCCGGTAGCGGGCCGGCGGCCGTGGTGGTATCGGACCTGAACGGCGACGGGGCACCCGATATAGTTACCGCCAACAGCAACGCCAGCAGCTTGTCGGTGTTGCTGGGCCGTGGCGACGGTACGTTCCAGGATCAGCAGATCTATCCCACCGCCTCTTTCGGGCCGAATTCCGTTGCGGCGGCGGATTTGAACGGCGACGGCGCGTTGGATCTGATCGCCGCCCTCAACTCTTCCTCGGTTTCGGTTCTGTCAGGCAATGGCGATGGCACTTTCCAGACGCAACAGCAGTTTGCGGCGGGGTTCGGTTCCAACTCCGTGGCCGCGGTGGACGTGAACGGTGATGGTGTGGCGGACATCGTAACCGCCAACAGATCGACTAACGACGTGTCCGTGCTGGTGGGTAACGGTTCCGGCGGTTTCCAGCCACAGCAGCGGTTCATTGCGGGCAGCAGGCCTCGGTCGATGGTCTTGACCGACCTGAACGGCGACGGGCAGCCGGATCTCGTCACGGGAAACAGCGGGTCCAACAGCGTTTCGGTTCTGCTGCACCGTTAG
- a CDS encoding extracellular solute-binding protein, translating to MAGGRRLPAALLLLILLGVVFPAPGPAQTREAVLGAIAKIHGAEREARLSEGARKEGGLVWYSSTTAEDSLALVRQFEGKYPHVKVQHLRSPSEKMLTRILTESRAGSFKADVVALPELELNLLFKRNLLSRYDSPEQAVYPVELKDPRGYWTGMYITAWVTAYNTKLVSARSAPKTYKDLLLPKWKGGIGMDEEPYSWFITSLRYLEKPEGKPAAVEYFKRLARQGIQWRKGHSLIGQLVAAGEFPIAAELQVHTVERLKAQGAPIDWAALDGVIPINKVGMAMTGSGSNTHAAALFYDFVLSRAGMETIRGRHRIPTRPDVTVPYLKPYRLLPFDSQAMEDFDKYVSLFRDLLKPGS from the coding sequence ATGGCAGGGGGAAGAAGACTGCCGGCGGCTTTACTGCTCTTGATCTTGCTGGGAGTTGTCTTTCCCGCCCCGGGACCGGCGCAGACCCGCGAGGCGGTTCTCGGCGCCATCGCCAAAATTCACGGCGCGGAGAGGGAAGCTCGTCTGTCGGAGGGGGCGCGGAAAGAGGGAGGGCTCGTCTGGTATTCCAGCACGACGGCCGAAGATTCGCTGGCCCTGGTCCGCCAGTTCGAAGGAAAGTACCCTCATGTGAAAGTTCAGCATCTGCGCAGCCCCAGCGAGAAGATGCTTACGAGGATTCTGACCGAATCCCGCGCGGGGAGCTTCAAAGCGGACGTCGTCGCCTTGCCGGAGCTCGAGCTGAACCTCCTTTTCAAGAGAAATTTGCTTTCGCGTTACGACTCCCCGGAACAGGCGGTCTACCCTGTCGAGCTCAAAGATCCGCGGGGCTACTGGACCGGAATGTATATCACCGCATGGGTGACGGCTTACAACACAAAGCTGGTCTCCGCTCGGTCGGCGCCCAAAACCTACAAGGACCTCCTGCTTCCGAAGTGGAAGGGAGGAATCGGGATGGATGAGGAGCCTTATTCCTGGTTCATCACCTCGCTCCGGTATCTCGAAAAGCCCGAGGGTAAGCCGGCGGCCGTGGAATACTTCAAAAGGCTCGCACGCCAGGGAATCCAGTGGCGCAAGGGTCACTCTCTGATCGGGCAGCTCGTGGCCGCGGGGGAATTTCCCATAGCCGCGGAGCTTCAGGTCCACACCGTGGAGAGGTTGAAGGCCCAGGGAGCGCCGATCGATTGGGCGGCCCTGGACGGAGTGATCCCGATCAACAAGGTCGGCATGGCGATGACCGGCAGCGGGAGCAACACGCATGCCGCGGCATTGTTCTACGACTTCGTTCTATCCCGCGCCGGGATGGAAACGATTCGGGGCCGACATCGGATTCCCACCCGGCCGGATGTTACGGTTCCTTATCTGAAGCCCTACCGGCTGCTCCCGTTCGACTCTCAGGCGATGGAAGATTTCGACAAGTACGTCTCGCTCTTCCGCGACCTCCTGAAGCCTGGGTCGTGA
- a CDS encoding DUF6282 family protein, with protein MLTQENFGSVIDEVMHGAIDMHVHFAPDQPPADDLRVARRLDALGTARQAREAGMRAVVLKSHHWPTGALVRTIQPLVPEIALFGTVVLNYSIGGLNPFAVEVAARIGCKFLFAPTWQSAYHVSGRRSRNEGPIPAGLRGRKGITILDDNGRLVPEMHEILEIAKASDMVVATGHVSPQEHRVLVEEAHRRGLQRIVVSHVRDDLSLEDRKRMADQGAVIELVYRPTMDPRAIIEAARGVGVEHCAMTVDGGQAFKPLPAEEFRAFVGQLLYHGMSPEEVKVMAQKVPARVLGLS; from the coding sequence ATGCTTACGCAGGAGAACTTCGGCTCGGTGATCGACGAGGTCATGCACGGGGCCATCGACATGCACGTCCACTTCGCGCCCGACCAGCCGCCGGCGGACGATCTGCGCGTGGCGAGGCGGCTCGACGCCCTCGGCACGGCGCGCCAGGCTCGGGAGGCGGGAATGAGGGCTGTAGTGCTCAAGAGCCACCACTGGCCTACCGGGGCGCTGGTACGGACCATTCAGCCCTTGGTCCCGGAGATCGCCCTGTTCGGCACGGTCGTGTTGAACTACTCCATCGGAGGGCTCAACCCTTTCGCAGTGGAGGTGGCGGCCAGGATCGGGTGCAAGTTTCTCTTCGCCCCGACCTGGCAGTCCGCCTATCACGTCTCGGGCCGCCGCAGCAGGAACGAGGGGCCGATCCCTGCGGGGCTGCGGGGCCGGAAGGGGATCACGATTCTGGACGACAACGGCCGGCTAGTTCCCGAGATGCACGAAATCCTGGAGATCGCAAAGGCCAGCGACATGGTCGTAGCCACCGGACACGTCTCCCCTCAGGAACACCGGGTGCTGGTCGAAGAGGCTCATCGACGGGGCCTGCAGCGGATCGTGGTCAGTCACGTGCGCGACGACCTTTCCCTGGAAGATCGCAAGCGTATGGCCGATCAAGGAGCGGTCATCGAGCTGGTCTACCGGCCGACGATGGACCCCAGAGCCATCATCGAAGCGGCGCGAGGCGTGGGGGTGGAGCATTGTGCCATGACGGTGGACGGAGGCCAGGCTTTCAAGCCGCTGCCGGCGGAAGAATTCCGGGCGTTCGTAGGGCAGCTTCTCTATCACGGGATGAGCCCGGAAGAGGTCAAGGTCATGGCGCAGAAAGTCCCGGCCAGAGTTCTGGGGCTGAGCTAG
- a CDS encoding tripartite tricarboxylate transporter substrate-binding protein, which produces MLSKISVLLVGAVALVSLAFGPAPVFAQESFYKGKNVRFLVNFSAGGPTDVFARVIARHFPRHAPGNPAVTVQNMPGAGGIIGANYVYEVAKPDGLTVGIFSGMYLPQILGATTVRYDLNSMPIIAGAAETSVVYIRSDAGVKTAEDLVKAGKPIVVGGFTRENNKDLGLRLALGLLGAPYRYVTGYAGVAELRVAIQRGEINYTSESLTGYNTGGVAMAREGVVIPLYQEGLLGPDGDHVRDPRSDLPSFREVFRKVKGSDPSGPLADAFKISGGSRSMLRFVAVPPKTPAELVQVLRKAFRDTFEDPEFKAESERTMRFQLMTFVGEEAEKVNAAVFRAATGAARETLKKMAAKE; this is translated from the coding sequence ATGCTCAGCAAAATCTCGGTGCTTTTGGTAGGCGCGGTCGCCTTGGTCTCCCTCGCCTTCGGCCCCGCGCCGGTTTTCGCGCAGGAGTCTTTTTACAAAGGGAAAAATGTTCGTTTCCTCGTGAATTTCAGCGCGGGCGGGCCCACGGATGTTTTCGCCAGGGTCATCGCCCGGCACTTTCCCCGGCACGCGCCCGGAAACCCGGCGGTTACCGTGCAGAACATGCCCGGTGCCGGCGGCATCATCGGGGCGAACTACGTTTACGAGGTCGCCAAGCCCGATGGATTGACGGTCGGGATCTTTTCGGGAATGTACCTGCCCCAGATCCTGGGCGCCACCACCGTCCGTTACGATCTCAACAGCATGCCGATCATCGCCGGGGCCGCCGAGACCTCCGTGGTCTACATCCGGTCGGACGCCGGAGTGAAAACCGCCGAGGATCTCGTGAAGGCGGGAAAGCCGATCGTCGTCGGGGGGTTTACCCGCGAGAACAACAAGGACCTCGGGCTTCGCCTGGCGCTCGGCCTTCTCGGCGCTCCTTACCGCTATGTGACGGGATACGCGGGGGTCGCCGAGCTGCGCGTGGCCATCCAGCGAGGGGAGATCAACTACACCTCCGAGAGTTTGACCGGCTACAACACCGGCGGGGTTGCGATGGCCCGCGAGGGCGTCGTGATCCCTCTGTATCAAGAGGGCCTGCTCGGCCCCGATGGGGACCATGTTCGCGATCCCCGCTCCGACCTGCCCTCTTTCAGAGAGGTGTTCAGGAAGGTCAAAGGCAGCGACCCGTCCGGACCGCTGGCCGACGCCTTCAAGATCTCGGGAGGCTCGCGGAGCATGTTGAGGTTCGTCGCGGTCCCTCCCAAGACTCCCGCCGAACTGGTCCAGGTCCTGAGGAAAGCGTTTCGCGACACTTTTGAAGACCCCGAATTCAAGGCCGAGTCGGAGCGCACCATGCGCTTTCAGTTGATGACCTTCGTCGGCGAGGAAGCGGAAAAGGTCAACGCCGCCGTGTTCCGGGCCGCTACGGGAGCGGCGCGGGAGACCTTGAAGAAGATGGCCGCCAAGGAGTAA
- a CDS encoding thiamine pyrophosphate-dependent enzyme, translating to MKRYDCLKILAEEMADALVICTVGGAAAEWNSIRPSDGNLRCRTLGLVSSIAMGLALALPKRRVVGLDGDGALLMNACGLATLAWRSPANLTLLLFDNGIYEASGLRPTATSAGADLIAMARAAGVQNACWAGSLEEYRAALRKAKESAALFMIGAKTESGPEYFKSWRELPAFGCNEVENLYRFMRHIEKLEGKRVVPVPGPRH from the coding sequence ATGAAACGGTACGATTGCCTGAAAATCCTGGCCGAGGAAATGGCCGACGCTCTCGTGATCTGCACGGTCGGCGGCGCTGCCGCCGAGTGGAACTCGATCAGGCCGAGCGATGGAAACCTGCGTTGCCGGACGCTCGGGTTGGTCTCCTCGATCGCCATGGGCCTCGCGCTGGCGCTGCCGAAACGGCGCGTCGTCGGCCTCGACGGGGACGGGGCTCTCCTGATGAACGCCTGCGGCCTGGCGACCCTGGCATGGCGAAGCCCCGCCAATTTGACGCTGCTCCTCTTCGACAACGGCATCTACGAGGCGTCGGGCCTCAGACCCACGGCGACGAGCGCCGGCGCCGACTTGATCGCAATGGCCAGGGCAGCAGGCGTGCAGAACGCTTGCTGGGCGGGCTCGTTGGAGGAGTATCGAGCGGCTCTACGCAAGGCCAAGGAAAGCGCAGCCCTGTTCATGATCGGAGCCAAGACCGAATCCGGACCGGAGTATTTCAAATCCTGGCGCGAGCTCCCGGCATTCGGCTGCAACGAGGTCGAAAACCTCTATCGCTTCATGCGGCACATCGAAAAGCTCGAGGGCAAAAGAGTCGTGCCGGTTCCCGGCCCGAGACACTGA
- a CDS encoding thiamine pyrophosphate-binding protein, which translates to MSDRGGPQLILDGMKEAGIDFVASLPDANLATLLALVDGDPELPHVTLCREEEGIGICAGAYMGGRTPAIIMQNGGFLNSCNALTTTALNFNIPILLLIYYAGDLGDEGFATLGSVTEPVLRGLGIRYYVLRNPDEIKQTIKGATTLAIDSRRPVAVLLTKDVLGTRK; encoded by the coding sequence ATGAGCGACCGCGGCGGACCGCAATTGATCCTCGACGGCATGAAAGAGGCGGGCATCGATTTCGTGGCCTCGCTGCCCGACGCCAATCTGGCAACCCTCCTGGCGCTCGTGGACGGCGACCCGGAACTCCCTCACGTCACGTTATGCCGCGAAGAAGAGGGCATCGGCATTTGCGCGGGCGCTTACATGGGGGGCCGAACTCCGGCCATCATCATGCAGAACGGCGGCTTTCTCAACAGCTGCAACGCGCTGACGACGACCGCCCTCAACTTCAACATACCCATCTTGCTCCTGATTTACTACGCCGGCGACCTCGGCGACGAGGGCTTCGCGACGCTCGGCTCGGTCACCGAGCCGGTCCTGAGGGGGCTCGGAATCAGGTATTACGTGCTCAGGAATCCGGACGAGATCAAACAGACGATCAAAGGGGCTACGACGCTAGCGATCGATTCAAGAAGGCCGGTGGCCGTGCTCCTGACCAAAGACGTCCTGGGGACGAGAAAATGA
- a CDS encoding tripartite tricarboxylate transporter substrate-binding protein encodes MRRKSLCFTVAAGAAVFSGWFTRASGQEFPYKGQTVRIVVGFSPGGGFDAYSRTIARHLGKHLPGRPAVIVENMTGAGSLVAANHVFKAARPDGLTIGNINGGIFVQQLLGWPGIEFDATKYEHVGVPVRDKSVCVMTKSSGFTTLEQWMASKSPLKLGATGPGSATHNVPLILKEALNLPIQLVSGYKGIADVRLAAEGNELAGVCGWTWDSLKATWGRALDSGDAVVVLQTVAKPIAELPKVPLAINAAKTAEARQLIQAGIHDVSDLTYAYVLPPGTPKDRAAIVRKAFVDTLSDADFLADAKKSKLGVDPMTGEELEKTVQRLFKLSPAVVAKLRTVLTK; translated from the coding sequence ATGCGAAGGAAAAGCTTGTGCTTCACAGTCGCCGCCGGCGCGGCCGTTTTCAGCGGATGGTTCACGCGCGCCTCCGGGCAGGAATTCCCGTACAAAGGACAAACCGTGCGCATCGTGGTCGGCTTCAGCCCCGGCGGCGGCTTCGACGCATACAGCCGAACGATCGCCCGGCATCTGGGCAAGCACTTGCCAGGGCGGCCGGCCGTGATCGTCGAGAACATGACCGGCGCCGGCAGTCTGGTCGCGGCTAACCACGTTTTCAAGGCCGCCAGGCCCGACGGCCTCACCATCGGCAACATCAACGGCGGCATCTTCGTCCAGCAGCTCCTCGGCTGGCCCGGGATCGAGTTCGACGCGACCAAGTACGAGCACGTCGGAGTTCCGGTCAGGGATAAGTCGGTTTGCGTCATGACGAAGTCCAGCGGTTTCACCACCCTGGAACAATGGATGGCTTCCAAGTCGCCGTTGAAGCTGGGCGCGACCGGGCCGGGCTCCGCGACCCACAACGTTCCTCTGATCCTGAAAGAGGCGTTGAACCTTCCCATTCAGCTCGTCTCCGGTTACAAGGGCATCGCCGACGTTCGCCTTGCGGCCGAAGGCAACGAGCTGGCCGGAGTCTGCGGGTGGACCTGGGACTCGCTCAAGGCGACATGGGGCAGGGCTCTCGATTCCGGAGACGCGGTTGTCGTGCTCCAGACCGTGGCGAAACCCATCGCCGAGCTTCCCAAGGTCCCACTGGCGATCAATGCCGCAAAGACCGCCGAGGCCCGGCAATTGATCCAGGCGGGCATACATGACGTTTCGGACCTGACTTACGCCTATGTCCTGCCTCCCGGCACGCCCAAGGATCGGGCCGCGATCGTTCGCAAGGCTTTCGTCGACACCCTCAGCGACGCGGACTTTCTCGCCGACGCGAAGAAATCAAAGCTGGGCGTCGATCCGATGACGGGAGAAGAGCTGGAGAAAACCGTCCAGCGGCTTTTCAAGCTCAGTCCCGCGGTCGTGGCGAAGCTGAGAACCGTTCTCACGAAATAG
- a CDS encoding (2Fe-2S)-binding protein — protein MEDEKELGNGQGLTRRSFIKGVIASGVAVSSVAYLFRDGGFAQAKPGLPGAVERLVTLNVNGQKRRVDIMKQETLAMTLRYKLGLTGTKLGCDRGECGNCTVLIDDVARYSCSVLTHTVRNSRITTIEGLSGPNGGLHPVQKAFVDENAPQCGFCTPGQIMSAVAFLKVNPKPTRAQAAEALSGNLCRCGAYDYYLNAVMRAAEASRYGQL, from the coding sequence ATGGAGGACGAAAAGGAGCTGGGTAACGGACAGGGTCTGACGCGACGGAGCTTCATCAAGGGGGTCATCGCTTCGGGCGTCGCCGTCTCGTCAGTCGCCTATCTTTTCCGGGACGGCGGCTTCGCTCAAGCGAAGCCCGGCCTTCCGGGCGCGGTCGAGCGCCTGGTCACGCTCAACGTCAACGGGCAGAAGCGGCGCGTCGACATCATGAAGCAGGAAACCCTCGCGATGACGCTCCGCTACAAGCTCGGCCTCACCGGGACCAAGCTCGGCTGCGACCGCGGGGAGTGCGGCAACTGCACGGTCCTGATCGACGACGTGGCGCGCTACTCCTGTTCCGTGCTGACGCACACGGTGCGGAATTCCAGGATCACCACGATCGAAGGGCTGTCCGGGCCGAACGGCGGCCTGCACCCGGTGCAGAAAGCGTTCGTGGACGAAAACGCCCCGCAGTGCGGTTTCTGCACGCCGGGGCAGATCATGTCGGCGGTGGCTTTCCTGAAGGTCAATCCCAAGCCGACGCGGGCTCAGGCTGCGGAAGCGCTGTCGGGAAACCTTTGCCGGTGCGGAGCCTACGACTACTACCTGAATGCTGTCATGCGGGCAGCGGAGGCGAGCAGATATGGCCAGCTATAA